One stretch of Anabrus simplex isolate iqAnaSimp1 chromosome 3, ASM4041472v1, whole genome shotgun sequence DNA includes these proteins:
- the LOC136866768 gene encoding transient receptor potential cation channel protein painless-like: MDVGSIQEKLLQALLDDNLPEFKGLLGHPAVNPAHKYGKPHYSSCLEIACRQLGKEEFIRALLTKVKPNINQIVPEPIHYAARIGNVEALEVLLKDKRTKVNAEDSSGRTALHVLAMNFKDNEHSARFAQCVAMLLSRPDIDINRPNKKGFTALHEAVNFGSKKAVEVFLKYGETRLDLDSFQGHGRTAREVILLKYPELKANLPVSKAEDICSTNPHTQLLMALKKGFYDVFCALLKQVDSYGNPVLDPNHWYDSPVQSTCLEMACYMPDREKFVLALLQAGADANMVNPIDEKSPLHVAVSVGNHAAVKQILFAENTNVNINVLDKLGKAPLHYSVELNDVDESTGNNRLKCLALLLNRVDLNVNILDKDGKTAIILALACRNKQAVDQMIRHGVHTPDLDTFLGFDRKSAREDIMNEFPELRSCLPPPQVFQSPKQSSVAMLFQYLYKKQENEFAHALNTLKDLHPQVLNMDDGNNTLLQFASRYGLQTAVEALLSRGADPNHMCSENKFPPAVLASHYRHFDTLHHFLSLKNFDINAVDMKGNTALHHAVKNVHLESVIALLGHGADLHLRNVLGKGPLSAKELGTLLDLCIKTNNKFPTEENYEIIFDYRLLTALTSSNVDKISRRRKNKYLGKFLDKSSVTTDHRQAHEYPEAEMLFLSFVSKSKDIKESLKHPVAASFLELKWRRVGFLSYINLAVFSIFVLFLTIYITPDYGESYYTRNIEHADEDAVSRTIRICLLSCVVALLVRELFQLTTSVRLYVTNAENVIDLSLICLTGYITIFPTPRPNAARQIVSVTTIVLAWVELLLLIGRLPVFARNIEMLKIVLKNYVYMCSSYIILLIIFTLSFHTLYQDSCRSSRNETQSCDETDLGYSSSLPMSFLKTITMMTGEYETEKMMFRDMPVIVSILFVMFVLLITIALLNLLIGMAVNDTHTIQKNAELLCLQSRVRVTLEIEGILTHFHELLVLTRAPCTYLHRSSLFPPQAEHKQGIIRPNIGPNIELSTQYRPCKLKRKLLDEALRILNSKSQLINSENDVTERLDNLELSTRKVLEVLDTINQRLSEDLSDTRSRYSN, translated from the coding sequence ATGGACGTAGGGAGCATTCAAGAGAAGCTGCTGCAAGCTTTGCTAGATGACAACTTGCCGGAGTTCAAGGGATTGCTGGGCCATCCTGCAGTGAACCCAGCTCACAAGTATGGGAAgccgcactacagcagctgtctgGAAATAGCGTGTCGTCAGCTGGGCAAAGAAGAGTTCATAAGGGCTTTGCTGACCAAAGTGAAGCCCAACATCAACCAAATAGTCCCGGAACCCATCCACTATGCCGCCAGGATTGGCAACGTGGAGGCTCTCGAAGTGTTGCTTAAGGACAAAAGAACTAAAGTTAATGCGGAAGACAGCTCTGGAAGAACAGCGCTTCACGTCTTGGCGATGAACTTCAAGGATAATGAACACAGTGCCAGGTTCGCGCAGTGCGTTGCGATGTTGTTGTCTCGCCCGGATATCGATATCAACAGGCCAAACAAGAAAGGCTTCACTGCCCTACATGAGGCTGTTAATTTCGGGAGTAAAAAGGCGGTGGAGGTGTTCCTTAAGTATGGGGAGACTCGCTTGGACTTGGACTCCTTTCAAGGCCATGGTAGAACAGCTAGAGAAGTTATTTTGCTGAAATATCCAGAACTCAAAGCGAACCTACCGGTGTCCAAGGCCGAAGACATATGCTCGACCAATCCTCACACGCAGCTCCTGATGGCCTTGAAGAAAGGATTCTATGACGTGTTCTGTGCATTGCTCAAACAAGTGGACTCTTACGGAAACCCAGTGTTAGATCCTAACCACTGGTATGATAGTCCTGTCCAAAGTACCTGTCTCGAGATGGCGTGCTATATGCCGGACAGAGAGAAGTTCGTGTTAGCTCTGTTACAGGCGGGGGCCGATGCTAACATGGTGAACCCCATCGATGAGAAGTCTCCGCTCCATGTTGCTGTCAGTGTCGGAAACCACGCAGCTGTCAAACAAATTCTGTTTGCGGAGAACACCAATGTGAACATCAATGTATTAGACAAACTAGGAAAAGCTCCACTGCATTATTCAGTGGAACTGAACGATGTGGATGAGAGTACAGGAAACAATAGGCTGAAATGCTTGGCGTTACTTCTTAATAGGGTAGATCTGAACGTCAATATTCTGGACAAAGACGGGAAAACAGCGATAATACTGGCGCTTGCGTGTAGAAATAAGCAAGCTGTTGATCAGATGATTCGCCACGGAGTTCATACACCAGATTTGGATACTTTTCTCGGATTTGATAGAAAGTCTGCGCGGGAGGACATTATGAACGAGTTTCCAGAACTAAGGAGTTGTCTGCCACCACCTCAAGTGTTTCAGAGTCCAAAACAAAGTTCCGTCGCTATGCTCTTCCAGTACCTGTACAAGAAGCAGGAGAATGAGTTCGCTCATGCCTTGAACACGTTGAAGGACCTTCATCCGCAAGTTCTCAACATGGATGATGGAAACAACACCTTGTTGCAGTTTGCGAGCAGATATGGACTACAGACAGCAGTGGAAGCTTTGTTGTCAAGAGGAGCAGATCCTAATCACATGTGTTCCGAGAATAAGTTTCCACCTGCTGTGTTAGCATCGCATTATCGTCATTTCGACACTCTACATCACTTTCTGTCACTCAAGAATTTTGACATTAACGCAGTGGACATGAAGGGAAACACAGCCTTACACCATGCCGTGAAGAACGTGCACTTAGAATCCGTTATCGCTCTCCTTGGGCACGGTGCAGATCTTCATTTGAGAAATGTTCTGGGGAAGGGCCCTCTCAGTGCAAAGGAACTCGGCACACTCCTTGACCTCTGTATTAAGACTAACAACAAATTCCCCACGGAGGAAAATTATGAAATCATATTTGACTATCGTCTTCTCACAGCACTGACCTCATCAAACGTGGACAAAATATCCAGGAGACGGAAAAATAAATATTTAGGTAAATTTTTGGATAAAAGCAGTGTAACTACCGACCACAGACAGGCTCATGAGTATCCGGAAGCTGAGATGCTGTTTTTGTCCTTTGTCAGTAAATCTAAAGACATAAAAGAGAGTCTAAAACACCCCGTCGCTGCTAGTTTCCTGGAACTGAAATGGAGAAGAGTGGGATTCCTTTCTTATATTAACCTAGCGGTATTTTCAATATTTGTTCTCTTTTTGACAATATATATCACCCCAGATTATGGGGAGAGCTACTACACGAGAAACATTGAGCACGCAGATGAAGATGCAGTATCACGAACAATCAGGATCTGCCTGCTGTCGTGTGTGGTGGCGTTACTAGTGAGAGAACTGTTTCAGTTGACCACTTCGGTTAGGCTGTACGTGACAAATGCGGAGAACGTTATCGATTTGTCCCTTATTTGCCTCACAGGGTACATCACTATATTCCCGACACCGCGACCCAACGCGGCCCGGCAGATTGTCAGTGTGACCACCATAGTACTAGCCTGGGTCGAGCTACTGCTTCTAATCGGACGTCTCCCTGTCTTTGCTAGAAATATCGAAATGTTGAAAATTGTTCTCAAGAACTATGTCTACATGTGCTCCTCATACATTATTCTTCTGATAATATTCACCTTAAGCTTTCACACTCTCTATCAGGACAGCTGCAGAAGTTCCCGTAATGAGACACAAAGCTGCGATGAAACTGATCTAGGTTATTCCTCGAGTCTGCCGATGTCCTTTCTGAAGACTATTACGATGATGACAGGTGAATACGAAACTGAAAAAATGATGTTTAGGGACATGCCAGTCATCGTCTCTATTCTCTTTGTCATGTTTGTGTTACTCATTACTATCGCTCTTCTGAATTTATTAATCGGAATGGCCGTCAATGACACGCACACAATTCAAAAGAATGCAGAACTTCTTTGTCTCCAGTCACGAGTCAGAGTGACCTTAGAAATAGAAGGCATTCTAACTCACTTCCACGAATTACTGGTGTTAACACGAGCTCCCTGTACCTATCTTCACAGGAGTAGTTTATTCCCGCCTCAAGCAGAACACAAGCAGGGGATAATAAGGCCTAACATTGGCCCAAATATAGAGTTATCGACACAATATCGACCGTGTAAATTGAAACGGAAACTGCTGGACGAAGCACTGAGAATACTCAACAGCAAGAGCCAGCTCATAAACTCCGAAAATGATGTTACCGAAAGGCTGGACAATCTGGAATTGTCCACAAGGAAGGTGCTGGAAGTCTTAGATACAATAAACCAACGTCTAAGTGAAGATCTCAGCGACACACGATCACGGTATTCCAATTGA